Proteins encoded within one genomic window of Phototrophicus methaneseepsis:
- a CDS encoding FAD-dependent oxidoreductase, which produces MQEKTTEILIVGGGLGGVAAALAALRMGRQVILTEPTDWIGGQLTSQAVPPDEHPWIESTGCTASYRHFAQTVRSYYRQYYPLTEAARQNDLLNPGLGLVSRLCHEPRVALAAMQAMLAPYQTSHQLEILLEHRPTKVEMDGDDVRAVTVINQKTGEEMVIQAPYVLDASELGDLLELGQVEYIIGAESQAQTGEPHALAGDPDPLDQQAVSWCFAMDYLPGEDHTIDKPEDYDFWRTYQPDFWPDKFLSWYDVYPHTLKSRYKGLFDTEASPDGRDNFTRWEFRRILYKGHYPQGTFPSDITLVNWPQIDYFVGPLLGVSEEEKAQHLRGAMQLSLSMLYWMQTDAPRHDGGYGYPGLRLRGDVTGTEHGLAKEAYIREARRIQSELTITENHIGVEARQGQHCAEPFADSVGVGSYRIDLHMSTAQRNYIDISNYPFQVPLGALIPVRVNNLLPACKNIGTTHITNGCYRLHPVEWNIGEAAGALAAYCLNHDKKPRQVRNDTTLLADFQHILTDKLGFVLEWPAYARGIQR; this is translated from the coding sequence ATGCAAGAGAAAACGACCGAAATTTTGATTGTTGGCGGTGGGCTGGGCGGCGTCGCTGCGGCCCTGGCAGCCCTGCGCATGGGGCGTCAGGTCATCCTGACGGAGCCAACAGACTGGATTGGCGGCCAGTTGACGTCGCAGGCAGTGCCACCCGATGAACACCCATGGATTGAATCGACGGGTTGCACTGCCAGTTATCGCCACTTTGCGCAGACCGTGCGGTCTTACTATCGCCAGTACTATCCACTGACGGAAGCCGCACGCCAGAATGATCTGTTGAATCCAGGTCTGGGATTAGTCAGCCGCCTGTGCCATGAGCCGCGCGTTGCGTTAGCGGCTATGCAGGCGATGTTGGCCCCTTACCAGACCAGCCACCAGCTCGAAATCCTGCTGGAGCACCGTCCGACGAAAGTTGAGATGGACGGTGACGACGTTCGCGCTGTGACGGTCATCAACCAGAAAACAGGTGAAGAAATGGTCATCCAGGCACCCTATGTGCTGGATGCGAGCGAACTGGGCGATCTGCTGGAATTGGGGCAGGTTGAGTACATCATCGGCGCAGAGAGCCAGGCCCAGACGGGCGAACCTCACGCCCTGGCAGGCGACCCGGACCCCCTCGACCAGCAGGCTGTGAGCTGGTGCTTCGCCATGGACTATCTGCCCGGTGAAGATCACACCATCGACAAGCCGGAAGATTATGATTTCTGGCGGACGTATCAACCGGATTTCTGGCCGGATAAATTCTTGAGCTGGTACGATGTCTACCCACACACCCTCAAATCGCGTTATAAGGGCTTGTTCGATACAGAAGCATCACCAGATGGGCGCGATAACTTCACCCGTTGGGAATTCCGGCGTATTCTCTACAAAGGCCACTATCCACAGGGCACATTCCCCAGCGACATCACGCTGGTGAACTGGCCGCAGATTGATTATTTCGTTGGCCCTCTACTCGGCGTCTCAGAAGAAGAAAAAGCCCAGCATCTGCGCGGTGCGATGCAGCTCAGCCTCTCTATGCTGTATTGGATGCAGACGGATGCCCCCCGCCATGATGGCGGCTATGGCTACCCTGGGCTGCGCTTACGGGGAGATGTCACGGGTACAGAACATGGGCTGGCGAAAGAAGCCTATATCCGTGAAGCACGGCGCATCCAATCGGAGCTAACCATCACAGAAAATCATATCGGTGTGGAAGCGCGCCAAGGCCAGCATTGTGCAGAGCCGTTCGCGGATAGCGTCGGCGTGGGGAGCTATCGCATTGATCTGCATATGAGCACTGCCCAGCGCAATTATATCGACATCAGTAATTATCCCTTCCAGGTGCCGCTGGGGGCGCTTATCCCTGTGCGGGTGAACAACTTGCTGCCAGCCTGTAAGAATATTGGCACGACGCATATCACAAACGGCTGCTATCGGCTGCACCCAGTGGAATGGAATATTGGCGAAGCCGCGGGCGCATTGGCGGCTTACTGCCTGAATCATGATAAAAAACCGCGTCAGGTCAGGAACGACACGACGCTGTTAGCAGATTTCCAGCACATTTTAACGGACAAGCTCGGCTTCGTACTGGAATGGCCGGCCTATGCGCGGGGCATTCAGCGCTAA
- a CDS encoding carbohydrate ABC transporter permease produces MYVTESKVSRWSRQSLIYGLLIAGGLVVLFPLVWTFSTSLKTPDQVTMRSVQLIPDQVAWSNYQEIFDIAPVFLYFKNTMIIVIASVFGGLVTCSLAGYAFARINFPGRNVLFLILIGTMMLPYVVQIIPLFVLFDRLGWVGTFLPLVVPRLLGHNAFYIFLYRQFFRGLPSEIFDAARIDGTSEIGLWWRMALPNSKPVLATMAIFSFQFAWNDFLNPLIYLGSDQSKWTMALGLNGLQGFEGEASSLPMMMVMSVFMLLPMLAIFAIGQRYMVQGVTVSGLKG; encoded by the coding sequence ATGTATGTCACTGAAAGTAAAGTTTCTCGCTGGTCGCGTCAGAGCCTGATTTATGGCCTGTTGATTGCAGGCGGCCTTGTGGTGCTCTTCCCGTTGGTATGGACGTTCTCCACATCGCTGAAGACGCCGGATCAGGTTACGATGCGGTCGGTACAGCTCATTCCTGATCAGGTTGCATGGTCAAACTACCAGGAAATCTTCGATATCGCGCCTGTTTTCCTGTACTTCAAGAACACGATGATTATCGTCATTGCGTCGGTCTTCGGCGGCCTCGTCACGTGCTCGCTGGCTGGCTATGCCTTCGCACGGATTAACTTCCCCGGCCGCAATGTGCTGTTCTTGATACTGATCGGCACGATGATGCTGCCCTATGTGGTGCAGATTATCCCGCTGTTTGTGCTCTTCGACCGTTTGGGATGGGTGGGGACCTTTTTACCGCTCGTCGTGCCGCGTTTGTTGGGCCATAACGCGTTTTATATCTTCTTATATCGCCAGTTCTTCCGTGGGCTGCCGTCTGAAATCTTCGATGCTGCACGGATTGATGGGACTTCCGAGATTGGCCTGTGGTGGCGTATGGCGCTGCCGAATTCCAAGCCGGTATTGGCTACCATGGCGATTTTCTCCTTCCAGTTCGCCTGGAATGATTTCTTGAATCCGCTTATTTACCTGGGGAGTGACCAGAGCAAATGGACGATGGCGCTGGGCCTGAACGGCTTACAAGGCTTTGAAGGCGAGGCCAGCTCCTTACCCATGATGATGGTCATGTCCGTGTTTATGCTGCTGCCTATGCTGGCGATCTTCGCTATCGGTCAGCGCTATATGGTCCAGGGTGTCACTGTCTCCGGCTTGAAAGGCTAA
- a CDS encoding carbohydrate ABC transporter permease, whose translation MDTTVVSNANSQEHPSPISQSLKRLLFSRGSWVGYLFILPWFIGMIWFDAFPLVANIYLGSTDYAVGPVENANWVGLDNYVKMFTEDELFIKSIGNTVYYIVLSVPLTLLLSFGIALLLNTNIRMMGLFRTIYYIPSVIPIVAASVIFLWMFNARSGAVNQLLYAVGIQPIRWLTNPDYIKLTLVLVGLWGFGSQMIVFLAALQGIPAHLYEAVSIDGGGLFARLRYVTIPLMTPTIFFNMLVGLIASFQVFATAFIMLGANGGALQSGLFYMMHTYNNAFRYFQMGYAAALSLVLFIAMFLVNAVMMWSSNRWVYYGDE comes from the coding sequence ATGGACACAACAGTTGTTTCAAACGCCAATTCGCAAGAACATCCTTCGCCTATCAGCCAATCTCTGAAGAGATTGCTGTTTAGCCGGGGTAGCTGGGTTGGTTATTTATTCATATTGCCCTGGTTTATTGGCATGATCTGGTTTGATGCCTTCCCCCTGGTAGCGAACATCTACCTTGGCTCAACCGATTACGCCGTCGGCCCTGTTGAAAATGCCAATTGGGTCGGCCTAGATAACTACGTCAAGATGTTCACAGAAGATGAGTTATTCATCAAGAGCATCGGCAACACAGTTTATTACATTGTGCTCAGTGTGCCGCTGACCCTCTTGCTCTCGTTTGGCATTGCCCTGCTCTTGAATACCAATATTCGTATGATGGGCTTGTTCCGCACGATTTATTACATCCCTTCGGTGATCCCAATCGTCGCCGCATCCGTCATCTTCTTGTGGATGTTCAATGCGCGGTCTGGGGCTGTCAATCAACTGCTTTATGCAGTGGGCATCCAGCCTATTCGCTGGCTAACGAACCCGGATTACATCAAGCTCACCTTGGTGCTGGTTGGCCTGTGGGGCTTTGGGTCGCAGATGATCGTCTTTTTGGCGGCGCTGCAAGGTATCCCCGCGCATCTGTACGAAGCTGTTTCGATTGATGGCGGCGGCCTGTTCGCACGGCTGCGTTATGTCACCATCCCCCTGATGACGCCGACGATTTTCTTCAATATGCTGGTTGGCCTGATTGCGAGCTTCCAGGTCTTTGCGACGGCCTTCATTATGTTAGGTGCCAATGGTGGCGCGCTGCAATCCGGCTTGTTCTACATGATGCACACCTATAACAACGCGTTCCGTTACTTCCAGATGGGCTATGCGGCAGCGCTTTCGCTGGTGCTGTTCATCGCGATGTTCCTCGTCAACGCCGTGATGATGTGGTCGTCCAATCGCTGGGTCTACTACGGTGATGAATAA
- a CDS encoding ABC transporter substrate-binding protein: MKVKAKVFIFTLIAVLAISVSGSVLAQDEASCAGGEDVTITFMNWWGATREPLMNQVIENFNEICPNITVENSVQAFDNREELIATTVASSNPPNLIMAGRVETYQFAFQGFLEPIDDYVAASGINPDEIFYASEINNQRFNGELYAMPLPTAGGISGLYLYNKTMFEEAGLDPANPPQTWQDLEEVEAAITETDGFGLMKFGVNILGGDASELYTPFTYWLYTNNGTLFSEDGRTVTFNSPEGVETLEWMVNFVNTYDGGIEAVREFMAGTPDLTTADNPFYTEDLAIVFENVSAFGHLANTDPEMWENTDAWGIALRPYNGENPDAKSQGVSGLAFSWGYIIPTNQSDVQKQASYEFMEYLTTADDGGCYFVFEQGRPSPIKACNEREAYYEANPYWDTVLESLAIDVSVPVTPIQAQINDILNRAVEEAFFGADAATVLDSAAVDAQALLDDFWSSNE; the protein is encoded by the coding sequence ATGAAAGTTAAAGCGAAGGTCTTTATCTTCACGTTAATCGCCGTTCTGGCAATCAGCGTTTCTGGTAGTGTGTTGGCTCAGGATGAGGCCAGTTGCGCAGGTGGAGAAGACGTTACCATCACATTCATGAACTGGTGGGGCGCTACCCGCGAACCCCTGATGAATCAGGTCATTGAAAATTTCAATGAGATTTGCCCCAATATCACGGTTGAAAACTCTGTCCAGGCGTTTGACAACCGTGAAGAGCTTATCGCTACGACAGTCGCAAGCAGCAACCCACCCAATCTCATTATGGCAGGTCGTGTAGAGACATACCAGTTCGCATTTCAGGGTTTCCTGGAGCCGATTGACGATTACGTCGCAGCATCCGGTATCAATCCAGATGAAATCTTCTATGCGAGCGAAATTAACAACCAGCGCTTCAATGGTGAACTGTATGCGATGCCACTGCCAACAGCAGGCGGTATCAGTGGGCTTTACCTGTATAACAAGACCATGTTCGAAGAAGCTGGTCTGGACCCCGCAAACCCACCCCAGACCTGGCAGGACCTGGAAGAAGTCGAAGCTGCAATCACTGAGACGGATGGCTTTGGCTTGATGAAGTTTGGCGTCAACATCCTGGGTGGCGATGCCAGCGAACTCTATACCCCATTCACCTACTGGCTCTATACCAACAATGGCACCCTCTTCTCAGAAGATGGCCGTACCGTCACATTCAACAGCCCGGAAGGCGTGGAAACGCTGGAGTGGATGGTGAACTTCGTGAATACCTATGATGGTGGTATTGAAGCAGTCCGTGAATTCATGGCAGGTACCCCTGACCTGACCACGGCAGACAATCCCTTCTACACAGAAGACCTCGCGATTGTCTTCGAAAATGTGTCGGCCTTTGGGCACCTCGCCAATACAGACCCGGAAATGTGGGAAAACACAGATGCATGGGGTATTGCGCTGCGTCCTTATAACGGCGAAAACCCGGATGCGAAATCTCAGGGTGTTTCCGGCTTGGCCTTTAGCTGGGGTTACATCATCCCCACGAATCAGTCTGACGTCCAGAAGCAGGCCTCCTATGAATTCATGGAATACCTGACCACGGCGGATGATGGTGGCTGTTACTTCGTGTTTGAACAGGGCCGCCCGTCACCGATCAAAGCTTGCAACGAGCGCGAAGCTTACTATGAAGCCAACCCGTATTGGGATACCGTGCTGGAATCACTGGCAATTGATGTCAGTGTCCCGGTTACGCCAATCCAGGCCCAGATTAACGATATCCTGAACCGTGCGGTTGAAGAAGCTTTCTTCGGTGCAGACGCCGCTACCGTCCTGGATTCAGCCGCAGTCGACGCACAAGCTTTGCTGGATGACTTCTGGAGCTCAAACGAGTAG
- a CDS encoding LacI family DNA-binding transcriptional regulator, producing the protein MSRRPTQKDVADRAGVSRVTVSKVLNGATGGSVPISPETQARVLEAAHELGYSPNPVAQMLKQGSNRLLGIFVYEPEFPYDVDNHLFHHLLGVQREASALDYNIVSFTSNHNNGNPKIYDNGMNTIRLADGCIIMGAMPDREELRNLASESYPFVYVGRREIEGHEIDWVTDDYAIGSGQAVRHLIELGHRQIGFISGKFPPEATADKREGCLKAIAQTEAHLIDIPALEDETPHDLMNAIQQHHITALICTDQGNFHNTLQILVENNVRMPEDISLIALTPPIRAMSMHLFPGVVSFVQLDRSRVGKEAVRLLVHRLRNETPAQNHIRVPCELVVGETTGPPRE; encoded by the coding sequence GTGTCTCGTCGCCCGACGCAAAAGGATGTTGCTGATCGTGCTGGGGTTTCCCGTGTCACTGTTTCTAAGGTGTTGAACGGTGCCACAGGTGGGAGCGTCCCAATCAGCCCGGAGACACAAGCTCGCGTCTTAGAAGCCGCCCATGAACTGGGATATTCTCCAAATCCTGTGGCGCAGATGCTGAAGCAAGGCAGCAATCGTCTGCTGGGTATCTTCGTCTATGAACCTGAATTCCCCTACGATGTCGATAATCACCTGTTTCATCATTTGTTGGGCGTACAGCGAGAAGCCAGCGCGCTGGATTACAACATCGTCTCTTTCACCAGCAACCATAACAATGGCAACCCCAAAATCTACGACAATGGCATGAATACAATCCGTCTGGCAGATGGCTGCATTATTATGGGGGCCATGCCAGACCGTGAGGAACTGCGTAACCTTGCCAGTGAGTCTTATCCCTTTGTCTATGTTGGCCGTCGGGAGATTGAAGGTCATGAGATTGATTGGGTCACAGACGATTATGCCATTGGCAGCGGGCAGGCGGTGCGGCATTTGATTGAGTTGGGTCATCGTCAGATTGGGTTTATCTCAGGCAAGTTCCCGCCAGAAGCCACAGCCGACAAGCGCGAGGGTTGCCTCAAGGCTATTGCCCAGACAGAAGCTCACCTCATTGATATTCCTGCGTTGGAAGATGAAACGCCCCATGACCTGATGAATGCGATTCAGCAGCACCATATCACTGCGCTGATTTGCACCGACCAGGGGAATTTTCACAATACGCTGCAAATACTGGTAGAGAATAATGTCCGCATGCCAGAGGATATTTCCTTAATTGCCTTGACGCCCCCCATCCGGGCGATGAGCATGCATTTATTTCCAGGTGTCGTGTCTTTCGTGCAGTTGGATCGCAGCAGAGTGGGCAAAGAAGCCGTCCGGCTGCTTGTTCATCGCTTGCGCAACGAGACGCCCGCCCAAAATCACATTCGTGTTCCCTGCGAGCTCGTCGTTGGAGAAACGACAGGCCCGCCAAGAGAATAA
- a CDS encoding alpha-glucosidase/alpha-galactosidase, with translation MPLKIAMIGAGSVGFTRRLLQDLLTVPEFAETHFAMMDINERNLSMVRQLCERDIQANNLPATVTATLDRREAIQDADYVICMIRQGGLEAFQLDIDIPLKYGVDQCVGDTICAGGLMYAQRTIPVLLDICKDIRELAKPGAIFLNYSNPMAMNTWACNKYGGVKTIGLCHGVQHGHEQIAACIELWARQEGLIGEEETVTLKDVDIICAGINHQTWYIKVQWRGMDMIPRMLQLFENHPEYRETEKVRIDVIRRFGYFTTESNGHFSEYVPWYRKRTDEIGQWIDLSSWINGETGGYLRVCTEGRNWFETDFPNWLQDEPPVFSPENRSLEHGSYIIEGLETGRAYRGHFNIVNEGHITNLPNGCVIEIPGYVDKNGINMPVVGDLPLACAATCSASVRMQEMGMEAAVQGDVMLLKQAMLHDPLVAAVCNPEEIWQMTDEMLVAQSEWLPNYRPEDIAAAHTRLQDHEAHGTRVKLIQTEGAARLHTRTVEELALDKEARETAKTSDKGKFGTN, from the coding sequence ATGCCGCTGAAGATCGCTATGATTGGCGCGGGATCGGTGGGTTTTACACGCCGCCTGCTGCAAGATTTGCTCACCGTGCCGGAGTTCGCAGAAACTCATTTTGCGATGATGGACATCAACGAACGCAACCTGAGCATGGTGCGTCAACTGTGTGAACGTGACATCCAGGCCAACAACCTCCCTGCCACAGTCACCGCAACTCTGGACCGCCGAGAGGCCATTCAGGATGCCGATTACGTCATCTGTATGATCCGCCAGGGAGGCCTGGAAGCCTTCCAGCTCGATATTGATATTCCGCTCAAGTACGGTGTCGATCAGTGCGTGGGCGATACCATCTGCGCGGGTGGCCTGATGTACGCGCAGCGCACCATCCCGGTGCTGTTGGATATTTGCAAAGACATCCGCGAACTCGCGAAACCGGGGGCCATTTTCCTCAATTATTCCAACCCGATGGCGATGAACACCTGGGCTTGCAATAAATATGGCGGCGTTAAGACCATCGGCCTGTGCCATGGCGTCCAACATGGCCATGAACAAATTGCAGCCTGCATTGAGCTGTGGGCCAGGCAGGAAGGCCTCATCGGGGAAGAAGAAACCGTTACCCTCAAAGACGTAGACATTATCTGCGCAGGTATCAACCACCAGACGTGGTATATCAAGGTGCAGTGGCGCGGCATGGATATGATCCCGCGGATGCTGCAATTGTTTGAAAATCACCCTGAATATCGCGAGACGGAAAAAGTTCGCATTGATGTGATCCGGCGCTTTGGCTACTTCACGACGGAATCCAACGGGCACTTCAGCGAATATGTCCCCTGGTACCGCAAACGTACGGATGAAATCGGCCAGTGGATTGACCTATCCTCGTGGATTAATGGCGAAACAGGCGGCTACCTGCGCGTCTGTACAGAAGGCCGCAACTGGTTCGAAACGGATTTTCCAAATTGGCTGCAAGACGAACCGCCTGTCTTCAGCCCGGAAAATCGCAGCCTAGAACACGGCTCTTACATTATCGAAGGCCTGGAAACCGGGCGCGCCTATCGCGGGCACTTCAATATCGTGAATGAAGGGCACATCACCAATTTACCTAATGGCTGTGTGATCGAAATTCCAGGGTATGTCGATAAAAATGGCATCAATATGCCCGTTGTGGGTGATCTGCCGTTGGCCTGCGCGGCGACATGCTCCGCCAGCGTGCGCATGCAGGAGATGGGGATGGAAGCCGCCGTACAGGGTGATGTCATGCTGTTGAAGCAAGCCATGCTGCACGACCCACTGGTCGCGGCTGTCTGCAATCCAGAAGAAATCTGGCAGATGACGGACGAAATGCTCGTCGCCCAGTCCGAGTGGCTGCCCAATTATCGCCCGGAAGACATCGCCGCGGCGCATACCCGATTGCAAGACCACGAAGCCCATGGGACGCGTGTCAAGCTCATCCAAACAGAAGGCGCTGCACGCCTGCATACCCGCAC